GCCGACGTCCTGTTATCATTGCTTTCCATGAATATGTGGAACACCAAACATCCGGTTTTCAACATCGGTCTTGATGTTCGCAACATGCAAGTCGTGCTTTCATGCCGGCAAGCGCTGGCCGAGTTGGATGAAACGGAAACCTATAAATTGGTCGGTTCGTTTATTGACACGGCGTCAAAGTTAAAAGCCTGGATAAACAAGCTGGTGGATTCTTCCGCCGGGAAATAGTTCGTCCTCGTCTGCCTGCCATCCCCTTTTCATCAATCAGTGATGACCACGGTACATGCATTACGCCTGCGCCGGACTAAAGCGAACATTTATCCTACGCCGGCACATCACGCTCAATACGTTAAAAAGGTTAAGGACAGGAAAACCATGCTAAACGCCACGCACAACAGATATTTCCCCGGCGGGGTTACGGTAAACCCGCT
This window of the Brenneria goodwinii genome carries:
- a CDS encoding CesT family type III secretion system chaperone gives rise to the protein MSGTRGFHIVMSKLMKRYQVDAQKAAESGHDVYIITLEDEMQILLLGNQRDYLNIMSPVTSLAPHVGARADVLLSLLSMNMWNTKHPVFNIGLDVRNMQVVLSCRQALAELDETETYKLVGSFIDTASKLKAWINKLVDSSAGK